The proteins below are encoded in one region of Podarcis raffonei isolate rPodRaf1 chromosome 6, rPodRaf1.pri, whole genome shotgun sequence:
- the LOC128416756 gene encoding interleukin-20-like: MDIRFFSCLVLSFLFGKTVTTEAQRFSFGQCELSGVSLRELKDYFGAIRETVQTQDNRTDVILLKEGVLQDVPASESCCLLRHLLRFYVESVFRHYEPTSNLLRRKTSTLANAFLSIKTILRKCHDQNKCSCGEETHRRFKLILEEYKTLDNNVAANKALGEMDLLFAWMEGFKS; this comes from the exons ATGGATATACGTTTTTTCTCTTGCCTTGTTCTTTCGTTTCTCTTTGGCAAAACTGTGACCACAGAAGCCCAACGATTCAGCTTTGGCCAATGTGAATTGAGTGGTGTATCTCTGCGGGAACTAAAGGACTATTTTGGTGCCATCAGAGAAACTGTG CAAACACAAGATAACAGGACTGATGTGATACTGCTGAAGGAAGGTGTCTTACAAGATGTTCCG GCATCTGAAAGCTGTTGTTTACTCCGCCACCTGCTGAGGTTTTATGTTGAAAGTGTTTTCAGACACTATGAACCAACAAGCAACTTGCTTAGAAGGAAAACCAGCACTCTGGCCAATGCCTTCCTCAGCATCAAGACAATTCTGAGAAAGTGT CATGATCAAAACAAATGTTCCTGTGGAGAAGAGACCCACAGAAGATTTAAACTTATACTGGAAGAATACAAAACG CTTGATAATAATGTAGCAGCAAACAAAGCTCTGGGAGAGATGGAccttctttttgcctggatggaaggaTTCAAGAGCTAA